The proteins below come from a single Falco rusticolus isolate bFalRus1 chromosome 18, bFalRus1.pri, whole genome shotgun sequence genomic window:
- the WNK4 gene encoding serine/threonine-protein kinase WNK4 isoform X3, with translation MLAAAPAGAMSQPEAERAGGGSAPELEPEPGPGLPGRAPHRSRGRRPSGRDSRRASSRFNRRSSAELELLGYPAPGGERGGSPPPPAAAGHREPEETESEEVETRAVATSPDGRFLKFDIEIGRGSFKTVYKGLDTETTVEVAWCELQTRKLSKTERQRFSEEVEMLKGLQHPNIVRFYDSWKSSIKGQVCIVLVTELMTSGTLKTYLKRFKEMKLKVLQRWSRQILKGLHFLHTRSPPIIHRDLKCDNIFITGPTGSVKIGDLGLATLKRASFAKSVIGTPEFMAPEMYEEKYDEAVDVYAFGMCMLEMATSEYPYSECQNAAQIYRKVTSGLKPSSFYKVKVPELKEIIEGCIRMDKNERYTIQDLLEHSFFQEDTGVHVELAEEDDGVKSGLKLWLRMDDTKKLHGKYKDNNAIEFLFELYKDVAEEVAQEMVVLGFVCEADYKLVAKAVRDRVVAIKRKREKLKRAQDVPSPAEPEQSPGVLQLLEDLKSPLPPGAPTPALATPGSGDSVFSSPFPPEPEEPEADQHQHFAYRHTSYSSATSDGETDGYLSSSGFLDSPDLAHRSFSAGDPASPPPSRPLRCFPTSIAVQLPTERLPPASGFSSPVDSYASDVASGMSDGYEGLSASERSAKLPPKRVSGKLLRRRARSRLRITNISDKNDRVVECQLQTYNNKMVTFKFDLDGDNPEEIAAVMVHNEFILMSERDGFIHRIRDIIHRVETLLRKDGHSTTELPKTPEAECSPVDLQLQELSRSISSSSSLSDLGCTSPSFSVQSPALPLLSSSPAEKDLASPTEPLAAPAGELQPMLPGSTTGSMQTWPLVSMAPSWLTASPAFPQTPPSTPGGPVPPALPQALLSPLPLPTSPVPSEPSSPLSPPVTSTPWSPTTPLLSLANVFSLAVMSVAHTLLPAVSSIASSGGHLYPPLLPRPQSLLLGPPRFVYPDPASMAKPSPACGGTLQSVAADVPAAGGPMPSPTLALASPCPAGSEAAGSPLLSLSTPTLLSPLPSALGSPEGGTVPPGSPKSSHSLIVSESPAPGVPKAQLSPINEAEAKPQILGRFQVTPTKDLAVSSRVLGSSEGEQHGAEPAASSSPLPAAPDTGDSSSSNSDSVLEMAEQNAEPEEVQAEEGTVPLAESDQEGPGEEGTESAPQAVINQVWMSYPRSLSYLSSDDTESEDEEIWEELQNLRQKHLAEVQLLQSAQKKEIEELYLRMGKQPPLAIVSPAAMLSSRQRRLSKGSFNPSRRNSLQRLELAQPPAAGIMRRNSLSGSSTGSQEQRLSKGVTFADDFGRM, from the exons ATGCTGGCGGCCGCGCCCGCCGGAGCCATGTCCCAGCCCGAGGCGGAAcgggcgggcggcggctccgcgccggAGCTGGAGccggagccggggccggggctcccCGGGCGGGCCCCGCACCGCAGCCGCGGCCGGCGGCCCTCGGGGCGCGACTCCCGCCGCGCCTCCTCCCGCTTCAACCGGCGGAGCTCGGCcgagctggagctgctgggctaCCCGGCACCgggcggggagcgcggggggtcgccgccgccgccggctgcCGCCGGGCACCGGGAGCCGGAGGAGACGGAGAGCGAGGAGGTGGAGACGCGCGCGGTCGCCACTTCCCCCGACGGCCGGTTCCTCAAGTTTGACATCGAGATCGGCCGCGGCTCCTTCAAGACCGTCTACAAGGGGCTGGACACGGAGACCACCGTGGAGGTGGCCTGGTGCGAGCTGCAG ACACGGAAGCTGTCGAAGACGGAGCGGCAGCGGTTCAGCGAGGAGGTGGAGATGCTgaaggggctgcagcatcccaacATTGTCCGCTTCTACGACTCCTGGAAATCGTCCATCAAAGGCCAGGTCTGCATCGTGCTGGTCACAGAGCTCATGACGTCCGGCACCCTGAAAAC CTATCTGAAGCGGTTCAAGGAGATGAAGCTGAAGGTGCTGCAGCGCTGGAGCCGGCAGATCCTCAAGGGGCTGCATTTCCTGCATACCCGTTCGCCCCCCATCATCCACCGTGACCTCAAGTGTGACAACATCTTCATCACGGGCCCCACCGGCTCGGTCAAGATTGGGGACCTGGGTCTGGCCACGCTCAAGCGAGCCTCCTTCGCCAAGAGTGTCATAG GCACCCCCGAGTTCATGGCACCAGAGATGTATGAGGAGAAGTACGACGAGGCGGTGGATGTCTACGCTTTCGGGATGTGCATGCTCGAGATGGCCACCTCGGAGTACCCCTACTCCGAGTGCCAGAACGCCGCCCAGATCTACCGCAAGGTCACCTCG GGCCTGAAGCCGAGCAGCTTCTACAAGGTGAAGGTGCCGGAGCTGAAGGAGATCATCGAGGGCTGCATCCGCATGGACAAGAACGAgag gtaCACCATCCAGGACCTGCTGGAGCACTCCTTCTTCCAGGAGGACACAGGGGTGCACGTGGAGCTGGCCGAGGAGGACGATGGCGTCAAGTCTGGGCTCAAGCTCTGGCTGCGCATGGATGACACGAAGAAGTTGCACGGCAAGTACAAGGACAACAACGCCATCGAATTCCTCTTCGAGCTCTACAAGGACGTGGCGGAGGAGGTGGCCCAGGAGATG gtgGTCCTGGGCTTTGTCTGTGAGGCTGACTACAAGCTGGTGGCCAAGGCGGTGCGGGACCGCGTGGTGGCCATCAAGCGCAAACGGGAGAAGCTGAAGCGTGCTCAGGATGTGCCTTCGCCTGCGGAGCCGGAGCAGTCGCCGGgtgtcctgcagctgctggaggaccTCAAGTCCCCACTGCCGCCTGGTGCCCCCACGCCTGCCCTGGCCACTCCCGGCTCCGGGGACTCCGTCTtcagcagccccttcccaccgGAGCCCGAGGAGCCCGAGGCTGACCAGCACCAGCACTTCGCCTACCGGCACACCAGCTACTCCTCAGCCACCT CTGACGGTGAGACAGATGGCTACCTGAGCTCCTCTGGCTTCCTGGACTCCCCGGACCTGGCCCATCGCAGCTTCTCAGCGGGGGACCCCGCCAGCCCACCACCCAGCCGCCCCCTGCGCTGCTTCCCCACG AGCATTGCAGTGCAGCTGCCCACCGAGCGCCTGCCCCCCGCCAGCGGCTTCTCCTCCCCAGTGGACAg CTACGCCTCGGATGTGGCGTCCGGCATGAGCGACGGCTACGAGGGGCTCTCGGCCAGCGAGCGGAGCGCCAAGCTGCCGCCCAAGCGGGTCTCGGGGAAGCTGCTGCGGCGTCGAGCCCGTTCCAGGCTGCGTATCACCAAC ATCTCCGACAAGAATGACCGAGTGGTGGAGTGCCAGCTGCAGACCTACAACAACAAGATGGTGACCTTCAAGTTTGACCTGGATGGGGACAACCCGGAGGAGATCGCGGCCGTCATG GTCCACAACGAGTTCATCCTCATGTCAGAGCGGGACGGCTTCATCCACCGCATCCGGGACATCATCCACCGCGTGGAGACCTTGCTCCGCAAGGACGGACACAGCACCACAGAGCTGCCCAAGACCCCCGAGGCCGAGTGCAGCCCC GTggacctgcagctgcaggagctctcccgctccatctcctcctcatcctcactCAGCG ACCTGGGCTGCACCAGTCCCAGCTTCTCAGTCCAGTCCCCGGCTCTGCCGCTGCTGAGCAGCTCCCCGGCGGAGAAGGACCTCGCCAGCCCCACGGAGCCGCTGGCAGCCCCGGCTGGTGAGCTGCAGCCGATGCTGCCGGGCTCCACCACAG gctCAATGCAGACTTGGCCCCTGGTCTCAATGGCTCCCTCCTGGCTGACAGCATCGCCGGCATTCCCGCAGACGCCCCCGAGCACCCCAGGGGGGCCtgtcccaccagccctgccccaaGCCCTCCTGTCCCCACTGCCACTCCCCACATCCCCTGTCCCCAGcgagcccagcagccccctcagcccccctgTGACCAGCACGCCCTGgtcccccaccacccccctcctGTCCCTGGCCAACGTCTTCTCCCTGGCAGTGATGAGCGTGGCCCACACGCTGCTGCCCGCTGTCTCCTCCATCGCCAGCTCGGGTGGGCACCTCTACCCACCGCTGCTGCCGCGGCCACAGAGCCTCCTCCTGGGGCCCCCACGCTTCGTCTACCCCGACCCCGCCAGCATGGCCAAGCCATCCCCGGCCTGCGGTGGCACCCTGCAGTCAGTGGCAGCTGATGTCCCCGCTGCCGGGGGACCCATGCCATCCCCTACCTTGGCACTGGCGTCACCGTGCCCTGCTGGCAGCGAGGCTGCAGGGAGTCCCCTGCTGTCACTGAGCACGCCCACACTGCTCAGTCCCCTGCCATCCGCACTGGGGAGCCCGGAGGGCGGCACG GTGCCACCTGGCTCCCCCAAGTCCAGCCACTCGCTCATCGTCTCGGAGTCACCAGCCCCTGGCGTGCCCAAGGCCCAGCTCTCACCCATCAACGAAG cagaaGCCAAGCCCCAGATCCTGGGCCGGTTCCAGGTGACACCAACCAAAGACCTGGCTGTGAGCTCCcgggtgctgggcagcagcgaGGGTGAGCAGCATGGTGCAGAGCCGGCAGCAAGCAGCTCCCCTCTGCCCGCGGCCCCTGACACGGGGGATAGCTCGAGCAGCAACTCAGACTCTGTGCTGGAGATGGCGGAGCAAAACGCTGAGCCTGAGGAGGTGCAGGCTGAGGAGGGCACGGTGCCGCTGGCGGAGAGCGACCAGGAGGGCCCCGGGGAGGAGGGTACAGAGAGCGCGCCGCAGGCGGTGATTAACCAGGTGTGGATGAGCTACCCCCGCAGTTTGTCCTACCTGAGCAGCGACGACACCGAGAGCGAGGACGAGGAGATCTGGGAGGAGCTGCAGAACCTGCGCCAGAA gcaCCTGGCTgaggtgcagctgctgcagagcgCCCAGAAGAAGGAGATCGAGGAGCTGTACCTGCGGATGGGGAAGCAGCCACCGCTGGCCATCGTCTCCCCCGCTGCCATGCTCTCCAGCCGCCAGCGACGCCTCTCCAAGGGCAGCTTCAACCCCTCCCGCCGCAACAGCCTGCAGCGCCTGGAGCTGGCGCAGCCCCCAG CAGCAGGCATCATGCGCCGTAACTCACTGAGCGGCAGCAGCACCGGCTCGCAGGAGCAGCGGCTGAGCAAGGGGGTGACCTTCGCTGATGACTTCGGCCGGATG TAG